The Arachis ipaensis cultivar K30076 chromosome B07, Araip1.1, whole genome shotgun sequence genomic interval GTTACTAGTCTTTGATGTGTTTCACGTTATACTAAAAGATGTTAATACTTCAGAACAATTTAACTTTGTGGATCTTGAAGAAATGTAAATAGGAAAAACTACTTGATGTAGAAAGAGAATGTTTAATGTAGTAAGAAAATCTCATTACCGTTAAATCAAACTTTCTGCTCTCTTCAAAGAACCTCTCAAGAGAAGTCCAGCTAAGGCTGGATGTTGTTTAAGAACCTATAGTGTGTACCCATGTAGTGTGTTGTActaataataaaatttgaattagAGATATTGTGTAAACTCGTCTTTCATGCTTTATTTAAAATTCTATTAATAAATATCAATGAAAATACATTATACGTTGATTATAATATTAGTTTTAAAACACAATTCATATAATTATTTCCACTGTTCTAACCAATTAATATCTAGTCATAACGAACAATATCCAAATGGGTTCATAATCAGTTATTACTACaactttaaaatagaaaaacaaactGAAATTCACCAAGAAAGCAAACATAAAAATGGTGAACAAGCAAATCAAGTAGTCCTTTGATTAACAACAGCAAACCAATTTCCTACTTTATGGCCAAACCTACTCTGTGAATTTAAAGAAAAGGGATGACAGCATTCGTGAAAATGATAGTTTCCCAGACAACACCGATGCCTTGTCAAGGGGCTCCGTCACCAGATCTGTCATCTCTCCAGTTGTAAGCAGCAACAGGCTCGGGATTTCAAGAAAGTCAGCAGCCTAAACAACCACAGTCACAGCATTGAGTTAATTTGCAAATTAACATGGAGGAGATCAAAAGATTAGAAAACTTTTGGAGCATGTATACTAACTAGCAAAGGGAATTTGCTCCAGTCAAAGACAAGAATGAATTAGATGCTCAATCTAACAATGAGAACCACATTCATCATGATACACACATCTATTAGCATCCACTATAAAATTAGATTGAAAAGTAGGCATTAGAGTATTAGAATGACACCACATCCATCTATTCTCTCCTGATCTCAACCAAATAATATCTAAAATCCGtgcttgtagtatataatatcaAGAAACAAGAACAAAGAAACTAACCTCGTACAATTCCGAGAGAATGTCTATGTTACTCTTGAGGAATTCTGTGACCCAGCACCGGAAATAATCCACAGCCACAAGGCCCTCCTTGATCCGGCGGGAACCATATATCTTATGGAAATCCCATACCTTAGAACAGAAGTCAATGATTGATGAGAGTACAGAGCTATCAATGTTCACAGGGATCTCAGTCCACCAACCACTACACCTAACACAGCGTCTTAAAAACACAGATTCATCAACGGCAACACTCTTATCGATCTGCAAGACCTTTCCGTCTTGGCTTCTTAAGGAGACCTGGGCAAACTGCAGACGTTCGTCGCCCCAATAAAGAGAAAGGCAGACTTGACCGAAGGCAGGGGACTTCATGAAAGTCTTGAATTTATTGTGATTATGATGGTCCCTACCCGGATTCCCAATCTGAGTGAACCATATTCTGAAGTTTCCACAGGCAACCTTATCCAAGCCTCTAAATAACTTGAGGTTATTCAATTCCTCCAGAATGGCTCCACCGCGTTTGTTGTTGCCGGCCATACCACAGAAATAGTGGAACATTTCGCTCGACAAATTGTCATTGAGGTGGCCACCATCCTTGCGCTTTTGCACCTTACTTATCGCTTCCAGCAAGCTTGGGATCTGAAGATCTTGCGCAGCCTAGAGGATCCAAAGTAATAATGACAAAGGGAAATCAAATGTATTAAGATTAAAGGGGAAACGATTTCTTATTGAAGGAATAAGCTAACAGCTGCAGCCTACACTACATGCTTCCACAGAGtctaattcaaaatcaaattctaaCCGGCTAACTAACTAACGGCATCTAACAGAATGCGAAAGCTGACCTGATGCAACTCGGGGAGAATGAGACTGTTCCGGTTGAAAAAGGCGGTGGACCAGGCCTCGTAGTGGGCGGCAGCTTTGTCGTGGGTCTCCTGGAAATGTTGTTTCTTCTCCAAGAAGAGGATGACCTGAGAGAGGACATAGCTGGAGACATTAGGCACGGGGATCACTCCATCGCCGTCAACCACCAAACCTTCTTCAATAGCATCAGCGTGGCCCTTCAAAACCCCAGATTCAGCAACAAGGCTCTTATCGATCCCCAGAAGTTTTAGATCCGCCGTGCATCTTTTTTTACCCCTTTTGTACCAATCGTGGAGAGAGCAGCAGAGACCATTGAATCCGTCATCCTTCGCAAGAGTGTAAAAACGAGCTTTCGCAAGCTCATATTCATGGCAGAGCCGACGAGACTCGTCCGGCTTAAAACAGCGCGCCAAAAAACTTGGTTTACTGTGTAGACGAGAGAAAAAGAACCAATCGCTAAAGGCTTGACAAGCATCCACGCTGTAGAATCCCGATTGCTTCAGTAGCAAAAATTCGCTAATTAGTTCTTCCCGTAATGCAGTTTCGCTGTCGCTTACATAACAGAAAAAGTCGAACAACCCGGACAAAAAATCCTCCATCAATAAGATAAAGTGCAGAAGGAAGAGGAAAAGCCGGAACTGGATCCCTCCCTGCCTCTTCACATAGAAAGAAACTGTCTCTTTGGTTTCTCATTGGCTCAGTGGCTGGTTTACGGGCTTTCTTAATCTACATGGAAAAGGGACCACCGGTCTGCTGTATtcaaggctgcgtttgtttacagagatAGGACATTGATACAGGGACATAAAAGACACAAAATTATGTTTGGCAGAAGAAAtatggacagagacaatgtgttCAGAGAcattaaattagtgtattttgtgtccatcctgacaagAAAGACACGAAGACACTAACaatttctttcattatttttgttaatttttcataattataatttttattattatatttttcatctcaaattttttgaatgaaaaaaaaaagaataaattagattttcataatttgttctagtttattaccaaacagaatacaagaacacaaaattttgtgtctctgtccatcagtgtcttgtcctgtcatattctcagtgtcttgtcctgtcctgttcTCGAAAACAAACGCAGCCCAAATGTCATAGATAtacaataaaaatactaaataatgtgaataatagatatgtttaatgtttaatttaataggtatatatatatgattatattcATTATTTTTAGTTAGATGGTTATTTCTTTTTATTCGATTTATTCATGTATAATTAATAATGGTTGAATGTTTAATTCACTAAATATAAAGATGATTATCTTAACAATTTAAGAAATAATTTAGGATGAagtgttttttttaatttatcgaGTTAATTCTAGAGCTTATAATTCACATTATTTAAAAGTGATCGTCtactttaaaaaaatcaaataaataatgtgTCTGAGTGTTTGTTtggatataaaaaaaattaatatttttattttctttttattttattttattttattttacaaacaTCCATTAGTCTAATGGTTTAAAAGATTTAGTGTATATTCTACAGATACCTTAAAAATTAAGCCATCCACCATTAAAAACTTCACCTATCTTTTAACATGTTTAATTATGGCCTCAGGCCTTccgaaaattttagttttaaccCTCTTTTCAATATCTAAAATACTGCATTTTAATTGGGTGATTGACGCCGTATTTTGATGTGGTCATAATTTACAATGCTATATAAATTTAGAATGCGttaagaatttttaatttgactaCTCTTGAGTATAACAtttatattttgttaaaaaaaaattcttttaagacGTTCAAGTTTTGTAGATGCATTAGAAACGTTATTAAATTGACCAATAGTTAAGtggttagataaataaaaagtaattttataNNNNNNNNNNNNNNNNNNNNNNNNNNNNNNNNNNNNNNNNNNNNNNNNNNNNNNNNNNNNNNNNNNNNNNNNNNNNNNNNNNNNNNNNNNNNNNNNNNNNNNNNNNNNTCTAAAATTCAGTGGCAAATAAGATCTAAAGAATTTCCTAGACATTTATTATCTGCTGGAATAAGCGTGTTGTATCATAGTTAGGCTTTTTTACCTAAATGCGCATCTAAAAAACATTAATTTCCAAAATGCGCATGGCTGGAAATTTTTCTGTAAATACGCATTGCCATTTTGTGGCCGCTGCCCGTGAAATGGAAATGAACTCCATTTCAACTATGGTGCCCACGAAATGGGCCACTAATGTCATGCCAACCACACACGAAATGGATATTCCATTTCCATGAGGGCAGCAACGAAATGGAAGGTGATAACTTCAGTTGTATAAAATTTATAGTACTTGGTTTGATTGATTAGgtgtttaataattaaaaaataacagTGCACATTAATTATTCGAATAAAAAAAAGCCAAaaattacatataataaaatagaacgaaagatattttttaaaatatttttctattattatttttataaataaaaaatatatattttaaattagtaaaTTGATCGATTGATTTTAGAAATTTATATGcaacataattacatataataaaatagaacgaaagataaacaaataaataataaggatcactaaattgagaataaaataaaatatataaatttataaagagaataaaaaattagattaatacctaaattataattgcttgaattataatttgtaattgaaaatgtcaaaaagagaaacaatgaaattgaaagatacatagaaTCATAAAgagttatattaaaaaaataaaaaacttaaaatttaccttttgatgaAGAAAAGATGACTATTAGAAAATGAATAGAAAAGAAGGTTAAAATTAAGAAGAGGATTTAAGAGAATAAAAGAGTGATGACGGCTAAGATTTGAGAATGAGAGAAGACTAAATTTAATTAGGTTAACTAATAATCAAAATGATAGAAAGATAAAACGGATTTGAGACTTTAAATAATTAGACTAAATTTATTTGTAATggggtcatttaaaatttaaaatggagacatattatatatgtatatatttaaaaaaaaaagagtggggGCAAATGCCCCCTAATANNNNNNNNNNNNNNNNNNNNNNNNNNNNNNNNNNNNNNNNNNNNNNNNNNNNNNNNNNNTCACTCACCTCACTCACCTAATCACCTTCCACTTCATTCCTCTCCCTTTTCTCACCATTCATTACTCATAACAAAACAAATTAACAACAacatttacaaaataaaataaatcaacaaaaaaatcaGAAGCAGAAGAAGCATAACAATTTCAATAATTACatcaattttaataaataataattcaataatcatcaactacaatttcaatttttagatcaaaaagTTTAATAATCATCAAGttacaatttcagaagcagaagtTCAAgcagagtagaagaagaagtagagaCAGTCACAGAACCCCTCACCGTAACCCCCCACTCCTCACTCTCTCACCCCCTTCTTCATCACCACTGACCCAGTTACTCCCAATTTTCTTCTTCAtcagcaaaataaataaaaaattcagcaACAACATCAATCACAAAATAATCACAAAATTAGCACAATCCATCATCAATCATGTATATgttattcaaaaattaaaaaaaaaaaaagaaaaatgggaagaaaaaggtccaaggctttgagcatcaatggttaagagggtcaaaactgatctaaagctcaaaagagtggagttccctaaccatatgcttgtggtgtgaaagtgtcaagtaatccttgaaactgagTACCTAAAGTCGTGACTCAATGCTGTTACAGAGTATGcgtaaggctctgagcaccactgtctgggagaaatagaaagaaaaattagaactcgaagagttccccaattaagtgcttgtggtattcTTGTATCAAGTTAagaaatatataagttataatttattgatataaaattatagattatatATTTATGTTTCTATTATTTGAGCTAGCTTGTGAGTTCGAGCCAGCTCGTGAACTTTCGATGAGCCAAGTTTGAGCTTAAGAATtaggctcgattgttaatgagtcgagtcATGAAGCAAACTCAATTTTTGTGAGCCAAACTTAAACTTAAACTTGGTCTAGCTCAGCTCATTTCCAACCCTACATGTCACTAGCAATAGCCTAATAAAAAAAGCCAATTCTATGGTGCCTATGAATTTTTACCTAAATTTTGCCTAACTTACTTTTTATAGtaagttttgattttttaaaaattatttattcttatatcttttaaattaaataataactttTAACCCTTTTAAATAAATAAGCACCACTTTTTAAACACCATAGCATTcacctttttttttataataatttttaacatCTTTTAATATATAGACACCACCTTTTAGACACCATAACATTCACCAATAAAAAATCTATACTCTACACAACTTTTTCCTGGATCATATTGGGTCCCTATttgttatttcattttatttatttatagagAACGAAACGGTAAGTTTCCTACGTTGTGTCCGGTGTGAAATCAAGTGCAAAACTCGTTCGTTTTCATTGGCTGGTTTACTAGGTTTTCTTACTCTTCTGGAATCAGGTTTCCCATGTTTTCATACTCTTTCGTTTTCGACATGTTATTTTTATGAGctaattttcaaaatgatttttaaaattgGTAAAAACTTATGATGTGAAGTTAACAATCATTTAACAACTattaattatcaacttcacacAAA includes:
- the LOC107609547 gene encoding uncharacterized protein LOC107609547 → MEDFLSGLFDFFCYVSDSETALREELISEFLLLKQSGFYSVDACQAFSDWFFFSRLHSKPSFLARCFKPDESRRLCHEYELAKARFYTLAKDDGFNGLCCSLHDWYKRGKKRCTADLKLLGIDKSLVAESGVLKGHADAIEEGLVVDGDGVIPVPNVSSYVLSQVILFLEKKQHFQETHDKAAAHYEAWSTAFFNRNSLILPELHQAAQDLQIPSLLEAISKVQKRKDGGHLNDNLSSEMFHYFCGMAGNNKRGGAILEELNNLKLFRGLDKVACGNFRIWFTQIGNPGRDHHNHNKFKTFMKSPAFGQVCLSLYWGDERLQFAQVSLRSQDGKVLQIDKSVAVDESVFLRRCVRCSGWWTEIPVNIDSSVLSSIIDFCSKVWDFHKIYGSRRIKEGLVAVDYFRCWVTEFLKSNIDILSELYEAADFLEIPSLLLLTTGEMTDLVTEPLDKASVLSGKLSFSRMLSSLFFKFTE